A stretch of Shumkonia mesophila DNA encodes these proteins:
- the metH gene encoding methionine synthase gives MTALLDILKDRVLLCDGGFGTRVQAATLDVERDFWGKENCTDILTRSRPDLVRDIHASYLEAGADLVITNTFGGSPVTLGEFDLADEAFGLNKEAAFLAREAIERFAADGRPRFVLGDVGPGTKLPSLGHIGYDRLEAALALQCDGLIAGGVDAILIETCQDPLQIKAAVNGAKAARAKAGIELPIFVQVTVETTGTLLVGAEIAAAATAVQALGIDLLGLNCATGPQEMAEHIKWLAENWPKLISVQPNAGLPELVDGQTRYPLSPDELAKWQERFIEEDGVNIIGGCCGTDVPHIAALDAMLRRRAPSGAHRPAPKARTVHWLPSVASLYSQVALRQENAFFSIGERCNANGSKRFRQFQEAGDWDACVAMGREQVGEGSHALDVCTAYVGRDEVAEMVEVVSRMRGSVTAPLVIDSTELKVLEAALKLYGGKAIVNSINFEDGEEPAAKRLELARRFGAAVIALTIDEQGMAKDADGKVRIAKRLHDFACVKHGLPASDLLIDPLTFTICTGNEDDRKLALNTLDAIARIREELPECQIILGLSNVSFGLKAAARHVLNSVFLDHAVKRGMTGAIVHVSKILPLHTIPEEEVRITEDLIFDRQREGYDPLQAYMALFADRQDKVTRKARPETVEERLKLRIVEGDRIGLDDELAEAMKAHAPLSIINDILLGGMKVVGELFGAGKMQLPFVLQSAETMKAAVAYLEPFMEKVEGQQKGTIVLATVKGDVHDIGKNLVDIILTNNGYRVVNLGIKQPIQNILTAAREHKADAVGMSGLLVKSTVVMRENLEEMSREGIDLPILLGGAALTRKYVEEDCVAAYASGRVAYARDAFDGLDLMDKVKTGAFDAYVEDSVRKRAGRPSNRRRVLGAEPPAVAAAATRPVDYEEIRLRRADLHADVQVPTPPFWGPRVLEKVEPKALLPFLNEVMLFQFHWGFKKQGRSREEWREWAAREVKPILTRLLETVAAEEILKPQAVYGYWKCASEGDAVVLFDSDGQTPVARFAFPRQARAGGLCIADFFRDVDSGVRDVVGLQVVTMGSRASEVARQWFGDNRYQDYLYLHGFGVEMAEALAEYVHKRIRAELGFSGEDDRDIEKLLKQSYRGSRYSFGYPACPNLEDQRHILALLGADRIGIQMADEGQLHPEQSTSAMVVLHPQAKYFSV, from the coding sequence ATGACCGCTTTGCTCGACATCCTCAAGGACCGCGTGCTGCTGTGCGACGGCGGCTTCGGCACAAGGGTGCAGGCCGCGACCCTCGACGTCGAGCGCGACTTCTGGGGCAAGGAGAACTGCACCGACATCCTGACCCGCTCGCGCCCCGACCTGGTGCGCGACATCCACGCCAGCTATCTGGAAGCCGGGGCCGATCTCGTCATCACCAACACCTTCGGCGGCTCGCCGGTGACCTTGGGCGAGTTCGACCTCGCCGACGAGGCGTTCGGGCTCAACAAGGAGGCTGCCTTCCTGGCCCGCGAGGCCATCGAACGCTTCGCCGCCGACGGCCGGCCGCGCTTCGTGCTGGGCGACGTCGGGCCGGGCACGAAACTGCCCAGCCTGGGCCACATCGGCTACGACCGGCTGGAGGCGGCGCTCGCCCTGCAATGCGACGGCCTGATCGCCGGCGGCGTCGACGCCATCCTCATCGAGACCTGCCAGGACCCCTTGCAGATCAAGGCCGCCGTCAACGGCGCCAAGGCGGCGCGCGCCAAGGCCGGCATCGAACTTCCCATCTTCGTGCAGGTGACGGTGGAAACCACCGGCACGCTGCTGGTCGGCGCCGAAATCGCCGCCGCGGCGACGGCGGTGCAGGCGCTGGGCATCGACCTCCTGGGCCTCAACTGCGCCACCGGGCCGCAGGAGATGGCCGAGCACATCAAGTGGCTGGCCGAGAACTGGCCCAAGCTCATCTCGGTGCAGCCCAACGCCGGTCTGCCCGAACTGGTCGACGGCCAGACCCGCTATCCGCTTTCCCCCGACGAGCTGGCCAAGTGGCAGGAGCGCTTCATCGAGGAAGACGGCGTCAACATCATCGGCGGCTGCTGCGGCACCGACGTGCCGCATATCGCCGCGTTGGACGCCATGCTGCGCCGGCGCGCGCCCTCGGGCGCCCATCGGCCGGCGCCCAAGGCGCGCACCGTGCATTGGCTGCCCTCGGTGGCGTCGCTCTATTCGCAGGTAGCGCTGCGCCAGGAGAACGCCTTCTTCTCGATCGGCGAGCGCTGCAACGCCAACGGGTCGAAGCGCTTCCGCCAGTTCCAGGAGGCCGGGGACTGGGACGCCTGCGTCGCCATGGGCCGCGAGCAGGTGGGCGAGGGCTCGCACGCGCTCGACGTCTGCACCGCCTACGTCGGGCGCGACGAGGTGGCCGAGATGGTCGAGGTGGTGAGCCGCATGCGCGGCTCCGTCACCGCGCCGCTGGTCATCGATTCGACCGAGCTCAAGGTGCTGGAGGCGGCGCTCAAGCTTTATGGCGGCAAGGCGATCGTCAACTCCATCAACTTCGAGGACGGCGAGGAGCCGGCCGCCAAGCGCCTGGAACTGGCCAGGCGCTTCGGCGCCGCGGTGATCGCGCTGACCATCGACGAGCAGGGCATGGCCAAGGATGCCGACGGCAAGGTCAGGATTGCCAAGCGGCTGCACGACTTCGCCTGCGTGAAGCACGGCCTGCCGGCCTCCGACCTGCTGATCGACCCCTTGACCTTTACCATCTGCACCGGCAACGAGGACGACCGCAAACTGGCCTTGAACACGCTGGACGCCATCGCGCGCATCCGCGAGGAACTGCCCGAGTGCCAGATCATTTTGGGCCTTTCCAACGTCTCCTTCGGGCTCAAGGCGGCGGCCCGCCACGTGCTCAACTCGGTGTTCCTCGATCACGCGGTGAAGCGCGGCATGACCGGGGCCATCGTCCACGTCTCGAAGATCCTGCCGCTGCACACCATCCCGGAAGAGGAGGTGAGGATCACCGAGGACCTCATCTTCGACCGGCAACGCGAAGGCTACGACCCCTTGCAGGCCTACATGGCCCTCTTCGCAGACCGCCAGGACAAGGTGACCAGGAAGGCCCGCCCCGAAACCGTCGAGGAGCGGCTCAAGCTGCGCATCGTCGAGGGCGACCGCATCGGGCTCGATGACGAACTGGCCGAGGCCATGAAGGCGCATGCGCCGCTTTCCATCATCAACGACATCCTGCTGGGCGGCATGAAGGTGGTGGGCGAACTGTTCGGCGCCGGCAAGATGCAGCTTCCGTTCGTCCTCCAATCGGCCGAAACCATGAAGGCGGCGGTGGCCTATCTCGAGCCCTTCATGGAGAAGGTGGAGGGCCAGCAGAAGGGCACCATCGTGCTGGCGACGGTGAAGGGCGACGTGCACGACATCGGCAAGAACCTGGTCGACATCATCCTCACCAACAACGGCTACCGGGTGGTCAATCTCGGCATCAAGCAGCCGATCCAGAACATCCTGACGGCGGCGCGCGAGCACAAGGCCGACGCGGTGGGCATGTCGGGCCTGCTGGTCAAGTCCACCGTGGTCATGCGCGAGAATCTGGAGGAGATGAGCCGGGAAGGCATCGACCTGCCGATCCTGCTGGGCGGCGCCGCGCTGACCCGCAAGTACGTGGAAGAAGACTGCGTGGCGGCCTATGCCAGCGGCCGCGTCGCCTATGCCAGGGACGCCTTCGACGGGCTCGACCTGATGGACAAGGTCAAGACCGGCGCCTTCGACGCTTACGTCGAGGACTCGGTGCGCAAGCGGGCGGGGCGGCCGTCCAACCGGCGCCGCGTGCTGGGCGCCGAGCCGCCGGCGGTGGCGGCGGCGGCGACGCGTCCGGTCGATTACGAGGAAATCCGCCTGCGCCGGGCGGATCTGCACGCCGACGTCCAAGTGCCGACGCCGCCCTTCTGGGGCCCCCGCGTGCTGGAGAAGGTCGAGCCCAAGGCGCTGCTGCCGTTCCTCAACGAGGTCATGCTGTTCCAGTTCCACTGGGGCTTCAAGAAGCAGGGCCGCTCGCGCGAGGAATGGCGCGAATGGGCGGCCCGCGAGGTCAAGCCCATCCTGACGCGCCTGCTCGAAACCGTCGCCGCCGAGGAGATCCTGAAGCCGCAGGCGGTCTACGGCTACTGGAAGTGCGCCTCGGAAGGAGACGCCGTGGTGCTGTTCGACAGCGACGGCCAAACCCCCGTCGCCCGCTTCGCCTTCCCGCGCCAGGCCCGGGCCGGGGGCCTCTGCATCGCCGACTTCTTCCGCGACGTCGATTCCGGCGTGCGCGACGTGGTCGGCCTGCAGGTGGTGACCATGGGCTCGCGCGCCAGCGAGGTGGCCCGCCAGTGGTTCGGCGACAACCGCTACCAGGACTATCTCTACCTGCACGGCTTCGGCGTCGAGATGGCCGAAGCGCTGGCCGAATACGTGCACAAGCGCATCCGCGCCGAGCTCGGTTTCTCGGGCGAGGACGACCGCGACATCGAAAAGCTCTTGAAGCAGAGCTATCGCGGCTCGCGCTATTCCTTTGGCTACCCGGCCTGCCCGAACCTCGAGGACCAGCGCCACATCCTGGCCCTGCTGGGGGCCGATCGCATCGGCATCCAGATGGCCGACGAGGGCCAGCTCCACCCCGAACAGTCGACCTCGGCCATGGTGGTGCTGCACCCGCAGGCGAAATACTTCTCGGTATAG
- a CDS encoding transposase encodes MARLARVVAAGVPHHVTQRGNRRQPTFFEDQDYVAYLDLVAEWCAALGVEIWAYCLMPNHVHLIAVPQTADGLAKALGEAHRRYTRRVNGREDWRGHLWQGRFASFPLDRAHTLAAARYIELNPVRAKLVTRPEDYPWSSARAHLTGVDDRLARVGPLLDEIGDWRTFLDVPLRKDEGDALRRHERTGRPLGEEGFLAEMEALAGRRLRPEKRGPKPRE; translated from the coding sequence ATGGCGCGACTGGCACGAGTTGTGGCGGCGGGCGTTCCGCACCATGTGACGCAGCGGGGCAACCGTCGGCAGCCCACCTTCTTCGAGGACCAAGACTACGTCGCCTATCTCGACCTCGTGGCCGAGTGGTGCGCGGCGCTTGGCGTCGAGATCTGGGCGTACTGCCTGATGCCCAATCACGTGCACCTGATCGCCGTGCCGCAAACGGCGGACGGACTGGCGAAGGCCCTGGGCGAGGCACACCGGCGCTATACCCGGCGCGTCAACGGGCGCGAGGACTGGCGCGGCCACCTGTGGCAGGGACGGTTCGCATCCTTTCCGCTGGACCGCGCCCATACGCTGGCGGCGGCGCGCTACATCGAGCTCAATCCCGTGCGGGCCAAACTTGTCACCCGCCCCGAAGACTATCCATGGAGCAGCGCCCGGGCCCATCTGACGGGCGTCGACGACCGGCTGGCGCGGGTCGGCCCGCTGCTCGACGAAATCGGGGATTGGCGGACGTTCCTCGACGTCCCGCTTCGCAAGGACGAAGGGGACGCCTTGCGCCGGCACGAGCGCACCGGCCGGCCGCTGGGCGAGGAGGGTTTCCTTGCCGAAATGGAAGCCCTCGCCGGCCGCCGCCTGCGCCCGGAAAAGCGCGGCCCCAAACCGCGGGAATAG
- a CDS encoding amidohydrolase family protein, with protein MVAQVSRHLMAVAAALWLAAAPVGADEPPIGAAIEGVPVFDAHMHYKQDAWGPYPVKTVIELMDKSGVAMALVSSTPDDGTIRLWEYAPERIVPELRPYHGAAGSSNWTQAQGMEAYLADRLARYPHQGIGEFHIHRLDMEDRPLLVVVAALAKARGVPLHIHSGAEPVRFFFGLEPALTIVWAHAGMSEPAEAVGQMLDTYATLYADTSFRERDILGDGSQLNPAWKAVIERHADRLMVGTDTWINAQWDDYEGLIALNRRWLALLPRETAEKIAYRNAARLFGREIPPRRPGAE; from the coding sequence ATGGTCGCGCAGGTTTCACGGCACCTGATGGCGGTCGCGGCGGCCTTGTGGCTGGCGGCGGCGCCCGTCGGTGCCGACGAGCCGCCCATCGGCGCCGCCATCGAGGGCGTGCCCGTCTTCGACGCCCACATGCACTACAAGCAGGACGCCTGGGGTCCTTACCCGGTCAAGACCGTCATCGAGCTGATGGACAAAAGCGGCGTCGCCATGGCGCTGGTCTCCTCCACCCCCGACGACGGCACCATCCGGCTCTGGGAATACGCGCCCGAGCGCATCGTTCCCGAACTGCGCCCCTATCACGGCGCCGCCGGCTCGTCGAACTGGACCCAGGCCCAAGGCATGGAGGCCTATCTGGCCGATCGCCTGGCCCGCTATCCGCACCAGGGCATCGGCGAGTTCCACATCCATCGGCTGGACATGGAGGACCGCCCGCTGCTGGTGGTGGTGGCGGCCCTGGCCAAGGCCCGCGGCGTGCCGCTGCACATTCATTCCGGGGCCGAACCGGTGCGCTTCTTCTTCGGGCTGGAACCGGCCCTCACCATCGTCTGGGCGCACGCCGGCATGTCGGAGCCGGCCGAGGCGGTGGGCCAAATGCTCGATACCTATGCGACGCTCTACGCCGACACCTCGTTCCGCGAGCGCGACATCCTGGGCGACGGCAGCCAGCTTAACCCGGCCTGGAAGGCGGTGATCGAGCGCCACGCGGATCGGCTGATGGTCGGCACCGACACCTGGATCAACGCCCAGTGGGACGATTACGAAGGCCTGATCGCGCTCAACCGCCGCTGGCTCGCCCTGCTGCCGCGCGAGACCGCCGAGAAGATCGCCTACCGCAACGCCGCCCGCCTGTTCGGGCGGGAAATCCCGCCGCGAAGGCCGGGGGCGGAGTGA
- the clpS gene encoding ATP-dependent Clp protease adapter ClpS translates to MGNGVVTPQTTVRPQTERPRLYKVILLNDDYTPRDFVVAVLKAVFRMNGDKAYGVMMTAHQLGACFIAAYTKDVAESKATEGTEAGRREGYPLMFTTEPEE, encoded by the coding sequence ATGGGCAATGGCGTTGTCACCCCGCAAACCACGGTGCGGCCGCAGACCGAGCGGCCGCGGCTCTACAAGGTCATCCTGCTCAACGACGACTACACGCCGCGCGACTTCGTCGTCGCCGTGCTGAAGGCGGTGTTCCGCATGAACGGGGACAAGGCCTATGGCGTGATGATGACGGCCCATCAGTTGGGCGCCTGCTTCATCGCCGCCTACACCAAGGACGTCGCCGAGAGCAAGGCGACCGAGGGCACCGAGGCCGGCCGCCGGGAAGGCTATCCGCTGATGTTCACGACCGAGCCGGAGGAGTAG
- a CDS encoding GNAT family acetyltransferase yields MDAPAVDVTIRPAEAADEAATVALWRACGLVVSYNDPGADFRFAHAGRASDVLVAVDARGRVVGSVMVGHDGHRGWLYYVAADPGMRSQGIGRRMVKAAEAWLSERGVRKAELMVRQTNAGVMAFYERLGFERSAVLVMQRWLTGD; encoded by the coding sequence ATGGATGCTCCCGCCGTGGACGTGACGATCCGCCCGGCCGAGGCGGCCGACGAGGCCGCCACGGTGGCGCTGTGGCGGGCCTGCGGCCTGGTCGTCAGCTATAACGACCCGGGCGCGGATTTCCGTTTCGCCCACGCCGGCCGGGCCTCGGACGTGCTGGTCGCCGTCGATGCCCGGGGCCGCGTGGTCGGGTCCGTCATGGTCGGCCACGACGGCCATCGCGGCTGGCTTTACTACGTCGCCGCCGATCCGGGGATGCGTTCGCAGGGAATCGGCCGCCGGATGGTCAAGGCCGCCGAGGCGTGGCTCAGCGAACGCGGCGTGCGCAAGGCGGAACTGATGGTCCGCCAGACCAACGCCGGGGTGATGGCGTTCTACGAGCGCCTCGGCTTCGAGCGCTCGGCCGTCCTCGTCATGCAGCGCTGGCTGACCGGCGACTGA
- a CDS encoding efflux RND transporter permease subunit, with amino-acid sequence MSRFNLSLWAIEHKSIVYYLMVALCVIGIFAYPRLGRNEDPTFTIKTMVVQAQWPGATIEDTLLQVTERIERKLQETPNLDYLKSYTKAGSATVFVYLKGSTGPEEVEDTWYEVRKKVRDIQLTLPQGVIGPESDDEFGDTYGIVYGFTADGFTHRELRDYVEDIRSRILQVPDVEKVNLIGAQPERIYIEFSPAKLAGYGLNPAILAAALNAQNAVAPSGVIVTDQEGVKLRVSGAFTSEKDILGMSFAVGERIVRLADIAEVRRGEADPPDPMFRIDGKPGLGLSVSMRDGGDVLAMGENVRRAMEELKAQLPIGIEPVMVANQPETVHHAINEFMEALWEAIAIVLLVSVISLGLRAGAIVIISIPLVLAIVFAIMLALGIDLQRVSLGALVISLGLLVDDAMITIESMVSRLERGDNKSQAAVYAYESTAYPRLAGTLVTIAGFVPVGFALSDAGEYVFSLFAVVALSLLASWVVSGICAPVAGVALLRVPKHTHDGTLSRPMGLFKNCLLGAMRAKWITIAVTACMFAAALAGTKYVPEQFFPASDRPELLVDFKLQDNASILATRDLSAEFDKIVAADPDVVRFSTYVGQGAIRFYLPIDVALPNDYFAQLVVVTKGLKERDQVKARLEKTLAERFPNVVARIYPLELGPPVGWPVKYRVSGPDLARVHATAMQVAERLGATEGVRNVNFDWVEPARTMRVRIDQEQARQLGLSSQDVSLALNHVVSGTTITQVRDDIYLIDVVMRAEQTQRMSLESLRSLQIPLRSGQVVPLRQIATFEYEQEYPIVWRRDRVPTLTVQADVVPGLMPATAVQRVQPSIDELAKSLPSGYRITTGGSVEESAKGKDSVMAVIPVMLLLVLTILIFQLKTFQRVLLVLSVAPLGIIGVVAALMLAQSPLGFVAILGVLALVGMIARNSVILIDEVERLREGGQHPWDAVVNAAIHRSRPILLTASAMTFGMVPIAPSVFWGPMAFAIIGGMIVATVLTLIFLPALYVAWFRIAEPEDEGRQAAEPRAEFAS; translated from the coding sequence GTGAGCAGGTTCAACCTTTCCCTCTGGGCGATCGAGCACAAGTCGATCGTCTATTACCTGATGGTGGCTCTCTGCGTCATCGGCATCTTCGCCTACCCGCGGCTGGGGCGCAACGAGGATCCCACCTTCACCATCAAGACGATGGTCGTGCAGGCACAATGGCCAGGCGCAACCATCGAGGACACCCTGCTCCAGGTCACGGAGCGCATCGAGCGCAAGCTGCAGGAGACGCCCAACCTCGACTACCTGAAGAGCTACACCAAGGCGGGTTCCGCGACGGTCTTCGTGTATCTCAAGGGTTCGACCGGCCCGGAGGAGGTCGAGGACACCTGGTATGAGGTACGCAAGAAGGTTCGCGATATCCAGCTCACCCTGCCGCAGGGCGTGATCGGGCCGGAAAGCGATGACGAATTCGGCGACACCTACGGCATCGTCTACGGATTCACGGCCGACGGCTTCACGCACCGCGAGTTGCGGGATTATGTGGAAGACATCCGCTCGCGGATCCTGCAGGTCCCCGACGTCGAGAAGGTGAACCTGATCGGTGCCCAACCCGAGCGGATCTATATCGAGTTCTCGCCCGCGAAGCTGGCCGGTTACGGGCTCAACCCGGCGATACTGGCAGCGGCGCTGAACGCGCAGAACGCCGTCGCCCCGTCCGGCGTCATCGTCACCGACCAGGAGGGCGTCAAGCTGCGGGTCAGCGGCGCCTTCACCTCCGAAAAGGACATCCTCGGCATGAGCTTCGCCGTCGGCGAGCGCATCGTGCGGCTGGCCGACATCGCCGAGGTGCGGCGGGGGGAGGCCGATCCGCCGGACCCGATGTTCCGGATCGATGGCAAGCCCGGCCTGGGACTGTCGGTTTCGATGCGCGACGGCGGCGATGTGCTGGCGATGGGCGAGAACGTCCGGCGCGCCATGGAGGAGTTGAAGGCCCAGCTGCCCATCGGCATCGAACCGGTCATGGTCGCGAACCAACCCGAGACCGTCCATCACGCGATCAACGAGTTCATGGAGGCGCTGTGGGAGGCCATTGCCATCGTCCTTCTGGTGAGCGTGATCAGCCTCGGCCTGCGGGCCGGCGCGATCGTCATCATCTCGATCCCGCTGGTTCTGGCGATCGTGTTCGCGATCATGCTCGCCCTCGGCATCGACCTTCAGCGCGTCTCGCTGGGCGCTCTCGTCATCTCCCTCGGCCTGCTGGTCGACGACGCGATGATCACTATCGAGAGCATGGTCAGCCGACTCGAGCGCGGCGATAACAAGTCCCAGGCGGCCGTCTATGCCTATGAGTCCACGGCCTACCCGCGGCTTGCCGGGACGCTGGTCACCATCGCCGGATTCGTGCCGGTCGGCTTTGCCCTCAGCGACGCCGGCGAGTATGTGTTTTCGCTGTTCGCGGTGGTTGCCCTGTCGCTGCTGGCCTCCTGGGTGGTCTCCGGCATCTGCGCGCCGGTCGCCGGCGTCGCCCTGCTGCGCGTGCCGAAACACACTCATGACGGAACGCTGAGCCGGCCGATGGGGCTGTTCAAGAACTGCCTGCTCGGAGCGATGCGGGCGAAGTGGATTACGATCGCGGTCACGGCGTGCATGTTCGCGGCCGCCCTTGCCGGGACCAAGTATGTCCCCGAGCAGTTCTTCCCCGCCTCCGACCGGCCGGAACTCCTGGTGGACTTCAAGCTGCAGGACAATGCCTCCATCCTGGCCACCCGCGACCTCTCGGCGGAGTTCGACAAGATCGTCGCCGCCGATCCGGACGTCGTGCGCTTCTCGACATACGTCGGCCAGGGCGCTATCCGGTTCTATCTGCCGATCGACGTCGCCCTGCCCAACGACTACTTCGCCCAATTGGTCGTGGTGACCAAGGGGCTGAAGGAGCGCGACCAGGTGAAGGCGCGGCTGGAGAAGACGCTGGCCGAGCGCTTCCCGAACGTGGTCGCACGCATTTATCCCCTGGAGCTCGGCCCGCCGGTCGGCTGGCCGGTGAAGTACCGCGTCAGCGGGCCGGACCTCGCCCGCGTGCACGCAACCGCCATGCAGGTGGCCGAGCGGCTGGGGGCGACGGAAGGCGTGCGCAACGTCAATTTCGACTGGGTCGAACCGGCGCGAACCATGCGCGTCCGCATCGACCAGGAGCAGGCGCGGCAGCTCGGGCTTAGCTCCCAGGACGTGTCGCTGGCGCTCAACCATGTCGTCTCCGGCACCACGATCACCCAGGTGCGCGACGACATCTACCTGATCGACGTGGTCATGCGCGCCGAGCAGACGCAGCGGATGTCGCTTGAATCCCTCCGCTCGCTGCAGATCCCCTTGCGCAGCGGTCAGGTCGTGCCGCTGCGCCAGATCGCCACCTTCGAGTACGAGCAGGAGTACCCGATCGTCTGGCGGCGGGACCGGGTGCCGACCCTGACGGTGCAGGCCGACGTCGTTCCCGGCCTGATGCCGGCGACGGCGGTGCAACGGGTGCAGCCCTCGATTGACGAGCTCGCAAAATCGCTGCCGAGCGGTTACCGGATCACCACCGGCGGCTCGGTGGAGGAGAGCGCCAAGGGCAAGGATTCCGTGATGGCGGTCATCCCGGTGATGCTTTTGCTGGTGTTGACCATCCTCATCTTCCAACTCAAGACCTTCCAGCGCGTGCTGCTGGTGCTGAGCGTGGCGCCGCTCGGCATCATCGGGGTGGTGGCGGCCTTGATGCTGGCACAGTCCCCCCTCGGCTTCGTCGCCATCCTCGGCGTGCTCGCCCTGGTCGGCATGATCGCCCGCAACTCGGTCATCCTCATCGACGAGGTTGAGAGGCTGCGGGAGGGAGGACAGCATCCGTGGGATGCGGTGGTCAATGCCGCCATCCACCGGTCCCGACCGATCCTGCTTACCGCCTCGGCGATGACCTTCGGGATGGTGCCGATCGCCCCCAGTGTGTTCTGGGGTCCGATGGCCTTCGCGATCATCGGCGGGATGATCGTGGCGACCGTGCTGACGCTGATCTTCCTGCCCGCGCTCTACGTCGCCTGGTTCCGCATCGCCGAACCCGAGGATGAAGGAAGACAAGCCGCGGAGCCTCGCGCCGAGTTTGCATCGTAG